The following is a genomic window from Malus sylvestris chromosome 12, drMalSylv7.2, whole genome shotgun sequence.
CGCATAAAATCGTAAGGAGGCGTCCATCGCAAGAAATcctctaatttttctttttcttttaaaatccaCACCTCTGTTCGTCTCTCATATATTAATCTAATCTAATCCTGTTGTGGATTAACAACTTAACTGCCCAAAACTCCatagtgtgtgtatatatatatatatatatatatatatatagcaatcGATACATAGACAAAGATAGAACATATTAGAAACTTGGCAATTTCTTCCCGTCTCAAACTCCCTGcgaatttgtgtgtgtgtgtgtgtctctctcttgtttctctctccTCAAAACACATTTTCCTTCACAGAACCAGAGATAAAATAAAACCCCATTTCTCCTCAAAGAATATTATTAATCCCTTCCTTCTTGCTGGTTAGTTGGAACTCCTCGCATGGTGGGCAATTTTGGTTCTGGCTCTCCGCCCGGACtctcattttttccttttggacTCCTTCTCAACGAGAAGGTAACTCGATCAATCATCGCTTGTCCGTCTCTCTGAAATCTTGAAATTCTCTTTTCTTTCGGGCTTCCAAGTAACGCAATTTCGGGGTCGAATTTATAATTTAGTTTCGCGTTGCAGGGATATAATTTGTGTGTGGTGGTATTTGATGTGAAGGAATCAAAAGATGTTGGGAAGCTTGCTTACCAGAATTCTTATGTATGTTAATGTTCTGTCATTAATGTTAATCCAGTTTTTGAATCTTGATCTTCGACTTTACCTTTGATTTTGTATTTgggttgttttttttaatattggttTTGTTGGTTGGGGGTGTGTAGATTGTCTCTTGGGTATGCATACCCAGCATTTGAGTGTTATAAAACCGTGGAGAAGAACAGAGTTGAGATTGAAGAACTCCGCTTTTGGTGTCAATATTGGTACGTAAACACCCTCTCTACATCAATGTGACGGTATTTCCAACCAATCATGCGACGTTATGTGAGAAAGTTATAACACGTAATGATGCGTGATAGGTTTGAGATACCACCACATTAACGTCCCCAGGTCTTTCCCCATATGGGGTTATCTTCTTGGTAGCAATTCAACCAATAATTTGTGTAATGGTTGTTTAAATGGTGTCATTAACTTTGGATAATAACATGTCCAAAGTCCAATTGAATATGCAATAACGACATGTCGTTTTTACAGGATAATTGTGGCAATGCTTACAGTTCTTGAGAGGGTTGGAGATGTATTCATCTCATGGTACAAGTCACTCTCTAACtataaactcatttttcatcatttcagcATTCATTTGTAATATTGTGACCCATATTAAGTTACTCTTGTGAAAAAAATGTGAAGGTTGCCCATGTATGGTGAGGGGAAGGTGGCCCTTTTCATCTACCTATGGTATCCAAAGACCCAGGTAAGAAACCCATATTTCGAGCGGTTGATCAAATTCACGTAACGTTGCCCtagatttatgttggcagactGTGAATTAGAAAATAACCAAACATACATTCCGTCAACAGTCAAGCAACACTTAACCTAATTAGTGATCTATATTCACAGTTGACAACATATCCTGTTATACAAATATTCAGTTTGATTCATTGGAATACCATTTGAAATGTGCATATATTTGCGCTAGACTTACATTTGTCCGTCAGCATTTAGAATCCGCATGGACAGTCTGACAACATAAACACGGTTGTACAAATTTTCAATTGATTCATTGGAATGACATTTGAAATGTGGTTGTAGGGAACTGGGTTTGTGTACAAGACCTTCCTGAGGCCATATGTAGCAAAGCATGAGACAGACATAGACAGGAAGTTGCTTGAGATGAGAGCAAGAGCCTGGGATTTGACTGTTTTCTACTGGCAGAACTGCGCCCAATACGGCCACACTGCTTTCCTCCAAGCCCTTCAGTACTTGGCTGCTAACTCCACAAACTTCGCCGCCAAAACCACCACCGAGGTAGGCCACATTTACAATGCAATACACTTCTCGGGTTTTTCTAGCATCGATCGAAGTATAGTATGCATCAGAATCCTTGATCGCGCATCCAATCGTTCATTCACCTGGTTCATGTATGCCATGTGAGCAAGAAACAATTTCTCTCGTGCACAAAAACGAAGATTTGTTTTTCTGGGAAAGGGGTTACTGAAAAttcattgtttttgtttgattgattttttGAACCAACCTCACAGTCGCAGACATTCGATGATGATCAGCAGGATGCCACAGCGCCAGCACAGCAGCGGCCAAACGTGCCGCTTCGCAAACCGAGCGGAAAGAACAAGTGGCCGCCAGAATCCCCACCAGCAACACCCAATGGCAGAGCCGCCACAGTCAACCGGCGCCATGTCTGAGCCTCCGAGGTCCCCAAAGGTGGTTCAGTCCCG
Proteins encoded in this region:
- the LOC126592736 gene encoding putative HVA22-like protein g — protein: MLGSLLTRILILSLGYAYPAFECYKTVEKNRVEIEELRFWCQYWIIVAMLTVLERVGDVFISWLPMYGEGKVALFIYLWYPKTQGTGFVYKTFLRPYVAKHETDIDRKLLEMRARAWDLTVFYWQNCAQYGHTAFLQALQYLAANSTNFAAKTTTESQTFDDDQQDATAPAQQRPNVPLRKPSGKNKWPPESPPATPNGRAATVNRRHV